A single genomic interval of Camelina sativa cultivar DH55 chromosome 11, Cs, whole genome shotgun sequence harbors:
- the LOC104728583 gene encoding uncharacterized protein LOC104728583, whose product MTNAGFSANHIAFMAAILDSTEPKHFKDDVLIKEWCDSMTKEIEAFEANHTRDITDLPHGKKVINSKWVYKLKCNSDVCSLLAVAAAKDWEVHQMNVHNAFLHGNYEEEVYMKLPQGFQCSDPTKYALDIINEVGLLGCQPSVVPIELIHNLATIKGPVYANPEKYRRLVGRLIYLTITRPSHSISIYEDSTGRTLGSSSASRPLSQGVSCTRPSILI is encoded by the exons ATGACTAATGCTGGGTTTTCAGCCAATCACATTGCCTTTATGGCCGCCATCCTTGATAGTACGGAGCCCAAACACTTCAAGGATGATGTTCTTATTAAAGAATGGTGTGATTCTATGACTAAAGAAATTGAGGCCTTTGAAGCCAACCATACACGTGATATTACTGATTTGCCACATGGAAAGAAGGTCATTAATAGCAAATGGGTTTACAAGCTGAAATGCAATTCTGATG TTTGTTCTCTTCTCGCTGTTGCTGCCGCCAAAGACTGGGAGGTTCACCAAATGAATGTTCATAATGCTTTCCTTCATGGTAATTATGAGGAAGAAGTGTACATGAAACTACCACAAGGTTTTCAATGTTCGGATCCTACCAAA TATGCATTAGATATCATTAATGAGGTGGGTCTGCTTGGTTGTCAACCTTCCGTTGTCCCCATTGAACTCATTCACAACCTTGCTACTATCAAAGGTCCGGTGTACGCTAATCCTGAGAAATATCGCCGACTTGTTGGCCGACTTATCTACCTGACCATCACCCGACCTTCACATTCTATCTCAATTTATGAAGACTCCACGGGTCGCACATTGGGAAGTAGCTCTGCGTCTCGTCCGTTATCTCAAGGGGTCTCCTGCACAAGGCCTTCTATTTTGATATGA
- the LOC104724941 gene encoding protein PHLOEM PROTEIN 2-LIKE A8-like isoform X2: MAALTNRAQPNAQIRRGPQVFISFRGDDVRNDLVKDLVNNLKSKRINVFIDTFLPGGRGLQELFSKIDKSKIAIVILSKKYPDSYWCMEELVKIDKRMKEGKLIVIPVFYKVTTSDVKKFKGDFGKSFDKLKKCHAMGEPRKVKQWEASVKSIANIKGLPGTVPPLVGQIVHAVEVCLNEMPAKDVKAVFTAIWLGVYLVVSFLSFLSYMIFNDLKPFKSGKWMLGFPTMAAILLSIAYCID; this comes from the exons ATGGCCGCTCTCACTAATCGCGCTCAACCCAATGCCCAAATCCGCCGCGGTCCTCAGGTTTTCATCAGTTTCCGTGGAGATGACGTGCGCAATGACTTGGTAAAAGATCTCGTGAATAACTTGAAATCTAAACGGATTAATGTCTTCATAGATACCTTCTTGCCAGGAGGGCGGGGATTACAAGAGCTCTTCTCTAAGATCGACAAGTCGAAAATCGCAATCGTGATCTTATCCAAGAAGTACCCAGACTCTTATTGGTGCATGGAAGAGCTTGTGAAGATTGACAAGCGAATGAAAGAAGGCAAACTCATCGTGATCCCAGTCTTCTACAAGGTGACCACGAGCGacgtaaaaaaatttaagggaGATTTTGGAAAAAGTTTCGATAAACTGAAGAAATGTCACGCGATGGGAGAACCGAGGAAGGTTAAGCAATGGGAAGCTTCCGTGAAGTCAATTGCAAACATAAAGGGCTTACCCGG AACTGTCCCTCCTCTTGTCGGCCAGATTGTCCATGCTGTTGAAGTTTGTCTAAACGAAATGCCAGCAAAAGACGTCAAGGCTGTATTTACAGCAATTTGGTTGGGTGTCTATCTTGTAGTGTCTTTCCTCAGCTTTCTTTCATACatgatttttaatgatttaaaacCTTTCAAAAGTGGCAAATGGATGCTTGGCTTTCCAACAATGGCTGCTATCCTACTCAGTATTGCGTATTGTATTGATTAG
- the LOC104724941 gene encoding protein PHLOEM PROTEIN 2-LIKE A8-like isoform X1, whose translation MAALTNRAQPNAQIRRGPQVFISFRGDDVRNDLVKDLVNNLKSKRINVFIDTFLPGGRGLQELFSKIDKSKIAIVILSKKYPDSYWCMEELVKIDKRMKEGKLIVIPVFYKVTTSDVKKFKGDFGKSFDKLKKCHAMGEPRKVKQWEASVKSIANIKGLPGRTVPPLVGQIVHAVEVCLNEMPAKDVKAVFTAIWLGVYLVVSFLSFLSYMIFNDLKPFKSGKWMLGFPTMAAILLSIAYCID comes from the exons ATGGCCGCTCTCACTAATCGCGCTCAACCCAATGCCCAAATCCGCCGCGGTCCTCAGGTTTTCATCAGTTTCCGTGGAGATGACGTGCGCAATGACTTGGTAAAAGATCTCGTGAATAACTTGAAATCTAAACGGATTAATGTCTTCATAGATACCTTCTTGCCAGGAGGGCGGGGATTACAAGAGCTCTTCTCTAAGATCGACAAGTCGAAAATCGCAATCGTGATCTTATCCAAGAAGTACCCAGACTCTTATTGGTGCATGGAAGAGCTTGTGAAGATTGACAAGCGAATGAAAGAAGGCAAACTCATCGTGATCCCAGTCTTCTACAAGGTGACCACGAGCGacgtaaaaaaatttaagggaGATTTTGGAAAAAGTTTCGATAAACTGAAGAAATGTCACGCGATGGGAGAACCGAGGAAGGTTAAGCAATGGGAAGCTTCCGTGAAGTCAATTGCAAACATAAAGGGCTTACCCGG CAGAACTGTCCCTCCTCTTGTCGGCCAGATTGTCCATGCTGTTGAAGTTTGTCTAAACGAAATGCCAGCAAAAGACGTCAAGGCTGTATTTACAGCAATTTGGTTGGGTGTCTATCTTGTAGTGTCTTTCCTCAGCTTTCTTTCATACatgatttttaatgatttaaaacCTTTCAAAAGTGGCAAATGGATGCTTGGCTTTCCAACAATGGCTGCTATCCTACTCAGTATTGCGTATTGTATTGATTAG